In Corylus avellana chromosome ca2, CavTom2PMs-1.0, the following proteins share a genomic window:
- the LOC132172313 gene encoding oxoglutarate-dependent flavonoid 7-O-demethylase 1-like: protein MESEKTWLGSSIPVPCVQELAKGTTATVPPRYVRSDQDPPNISDSTASLPQVPVIDMQKLFSPEFMDSELEKLHHGSKEWGFFQLINHGVSTSLLEKVKLDIQEFFKLPIEEKKKYWQQPGELEGFGQAFVVSDEQKLDWGDMFSLVTLPTHLRKPHLLPKLPLPFRDDLEAYAAELENLAMKILELMAKALRMEYNDMKNLFEDGWQSIRMNYYPPCPQPELAIGLNAHSDAVGLTILLQLNEMEGLQIRKDGMWMPIKPLPNAFIVNIGDILEIVTNGIYRSIEHRATVNSVKERLSMATFYSPRLEGDLGPAPSLITPETPALFQRIGVVDYFKRLFTRKLDGKSYIDALRIQNEEQNGS from the exons ATGGAATCAGAAAAAACATGGTTAGGGAGCTCTATCCCCGTTCCCTGTGTTCAGGAGCTGGCGAAGGGGACAACGGCGACAGTGCCGCCGCGGTATGTGCGTTCCGATCAGGACCCTCCAAACATCTCCGACTCCACAGCTTCTTTACCCCAAGTCCCGGTCATCGATATGCAAAAGCTTTTCTCACCGGAATTTATGGACTCCGAGCTGGAGAAATTGCACCATGGAAGCAAAGAATGGGGTTTCTTCCAG tTAATAAATCATGGGGTGAGCACTTCATTGTTGGAGAAGGTGAAATTAGACATTCAAGAATTTTTTAAGCTGCCAatagaagagaagaagaagtacTGGCAACAACCAGGAGAGTTGGAGGGGTTTGGTCAGGCCTTTGTTGTTTCTGATGAGCAAAAGCTTGATTGGGGAGACATGTTCTCCCTTGTCACCCTTCCAACCCATTTGAGGAAGCCCCACTTGCTCCCCAAGCTCCCCCTCCCATTCAg AGATGACTTAGAAGCTTATGCAGCAGAGCTTGAAAACCTTGCCATGAAAATCCTTGAACTTATGGCAAAAGCTCTTAGAATGGAATATAATGACATGAAGAACCTGTTTGAAGATGGGTGGCAGTCAATTAGGATGAACTACTACCCTCCGTGTCCGCAACCGGAGCTTGCCATTGGCCTCAACGCTCACTCCGACGCCGTCGGCCTAACAATCCTTCTCCAACTCAATGAAATGGAAGGCCTCCAGATCAGAAAAGATGGGATGTGGATGCCAATTAAACCCCTCCCTAATGCTTTTATTGTCAACATAGGAGACATTTTGGAG ATTGTGACCAATGGAATATACCGCAGCATTGAGCATAGGGCTACTGTTAACTCAGTAAAGGAAAGGCTCTCTATGGCCACATTTTACAGCCCCAGACTGGAAGGAGATTTGGGTCCAGCCCCAAGCCTTATTACCCCAGAAACACCAGCATTATTCCAAAGAATAGGTGTTGTAGATTACTTCAAGAGGCTTTTCACACGCAAACTCGATGGGAAGTCTTACATTGATGCATTGAGGATCCAGAATGAAGAACAAAATGGCTCTTGA